A section of the Rhodobacter sp. genome encodes:
- a CDS encoding TRAP transporter large permease yields MIYLVPLIGALLLASGLAIAYVIGGATVLAFLATDNSRYLAILPQQIFSKIDVFALMAMPLFILAGEVMNRGGVTRVLIRLAMALVGRLRGGLGHVNVMTSVFFAGISGSAVADSAAVSNTLVPAMTEQGYKLTYAGAITAASSIIGPIVPPSIIMIFYGALMGTSVTALFIAGIVPGLLLAAALMAVNAYYAWRDDHPRLARGEVPPLLPTLAHALPALSIPLIIVGGIVLGWMTPTEAAAVAVLAATGAGFFYDRLGPRAILESLKRTAMLSGSIFMIICAVSALGYLGAMERLPEAIAGTVTTLGLSPIQYLILLNVIFLLSGMVLDITVALALLVPLLAPVAIAQGADPVHLGIVLCFNLCLGLISPPLGGCLLIVSTVTGLNYWRLARAILPFLLVEIGVLVLLTAIPDLSLWLPRQMGLMGN; encoded by the coding sequence ATGATCTACCTGGTTCCGCTGATCGGCGCGCTGCTTCTGGCCTCGGGTCTGGCGATTGCCTATGTGATCGGCGGCGCGACGGTGCTGGCCTTCCTGGCAACCGACAACAGCCGCTACCTGGCCATCCTGCCGCAGCAGATCTTTTCCAAGATCGACGTCTTCGCGCTGATGGCGATGCCGCTGTTCATCCTGGCGGGCGAGGTGATGAACCGGGGCGGCGTGACGCGGGTGCTGATCCGGCTGGCGATGGCGCTGGTCGGGCGACTGCGTGGCGGGCTTGGGCATGTGAACGTGATGACCTCGGTGTTCTTCGCGGGGATCTCGGGCTCGGCGGTGGCGGACAGCGCCGCGGTGTCGAACACGCTGGTGCCGGCGATGACCGAGCAGGGCTACAAGCTGACCTATGCCGGTGCGATCACTGCCGCGTCGTCGATCATCGGGCCGATCGTGCCGCCGTCGATCATCATGATCTTTTATGGCGCGCTGATGGGGACCTCGGTCACGGCGCTGTTCATCGCCGGGATCGTGCCGGGCCTGCTGCTGGCCGCCGCGTTGATGGCGGTGAACGCCTATTACGCCTGGCGCGACGATCACCCCCGCCTGGCCCGCGGCGAGGTGCCGCCGCTGCTGCCGACGCTGGCCCACGCCCTGCCGGCGCTGTCGATCCCGCTGATCATCGTCGGCGGAATCGTGCTGGGCTGGATGACCCCGACCGAGGCCGCCGCCGTCGCGGTTCTGGCCGCCACCGGCGCGGGTTTCTTCTACGACCGGCTGGGCCCGCGCGCGATCCTCGAGTCGCTCAAGCGCACGGCCATGCTGTCGGGGTCGATCTTCATGATCATCTGCGCGGTGTCGGCGCTGGGCTACCTGGGCGCGATGGAGCGCCTGCCCGAGGCCATCGCCGGCACCGTCACCACCCTGGGGTTGAGCCCGATCCAGTATCTGATCCTGCTGAACGTCATCTTTCTGCTGTCTGGCATGGTGCTGGACATCACCGTCGCCTTGGCGCTGCTGGTGCCTTTGCTGGCGCCCGTCGCCATCGCCCAGGGCGCGGACCCGGTGCATCTGGGGATCGTGCTGTGCTTCAACCTGTGCCTGGGCCTGATCTCGCCGCCGCTGGGCGGGTGCCTGCTGATCGTGTCCACCGTCACCGGGCTGAACTATTGGCGGCTGGCACGCGCGATCCTGCCATTCCTGCTGGTCGAGATCGGCGTGCTGGTGCTGCTGACCGCAATTCCCGACCTGTCCCTCTGGCTGCCGCGCCAGATGGGGCTGATGGGCAACTGA
- the dctP gene encoding TRAP transporter substrate-binding protein DctP, which produces MKPTTILKAASVLALLTTGAEAQIKVSLDSPPDLQGSGSYVWAHSFASYLNDHGIAAEEFQRGALGGDDEVFDQVTQGLVEVGMSPLGIVGSIDTLIYGLRLPYFFNGMGDVDRALYDHGMLDRINAALTPSGVRVLAVDTVGPATGIFNTRHPVTQMSDMADLRMRALDESQIELYRAWGSNGTIVSWAEVPNALQTGVADGYLNPAFVPLLFGHTEFIHYFTPAEISPSLRIAIASEDWYSGLSDADRATVDAAVAAANTANRDWLGSQTGVMDQLRAAGVEISDMSPEARAEFRAASEGTWSAIVTPEQLAQWQAAIAQ; this is translated from the coding sequence ATGAAACCGACGACCATCCTGAAAGCCGCGAGCGTCCTCGCGCTGCTGACCACCGGGGCCGAGGCGCAGATCAAGGTCTCGCTGGACAGCCCCCCGGATCTGCAAGGCTCGGGCAGCTATGTCTGGGCGCACAGCTTTGCCAGTTATCTGAACGATCACGGCATCGCGGCCGAGGAATTCCAGCGCGGCGCCCTGGGCGGCGATGACGAGGTGTTCGACCAGGTCACCCAGGGCCTGGTCGAGGTCGGCATGTCGCCGCTGGGCATCGTCGGCTCGATCGACACGCTGATCTATGGCCTGCGCCTGCCCTATTTCTTCAACGGCATGGGCGACGTGGACCGCGCGCTCTATGACCACGGCATGCTCGATCGGATCAACGCCGCGCTGACGCCTTCGGGCGTGCGGGTGCTGGCGGTGGATACGGTGGGCCCGGCAACCGGCATCTTCAACACCCGCCACCCGGTCACGCAGATGTCGGACATGGCCGATCTCAGGATGCGCGCCCTCGATGAAAGCCAGATCGAGCTGTATCGCGCCTGGGGCTCGAACGGCACCATCGTCAGCTGGGCCGAGGTTCCGAACGCGCTGCAAACCGGCGTCGCGGACGGGTATCTGAACCCCGCCTTCGTGCCGCTTCTGTTCGGCCATACCGAGTTCATCCACTACTTCACCCCGGCCGAGATCTCGCCCTCGCTGCGCATCGCGATTGCGTCCGAGGACTGGTATTCCGGCCTCAGCGACGCGGACCGCGCCACGGTGGACGCCGCGGTCGCCGCCGCGAACACCGCGAACCGCGATTGGCTGGGCAGCCAGACGGGGGTCATGGACCAGTTGCGCGCCGCCGGGGTCGAGATCTCGGACATGTCGCCCGAGGCCCGCGCCGAATTCCGCGCCGCGTCCGAAGGCACCTGGAGCGCGATCGTCACGCCCGAGCAGCTTGCCCAGTGGCAGGCCGCCATCGCCCAGTGA
- a CDS encoding TRAP transporter small permease subunit, which produces MRSFARGLDRTSAALNTVALLGAVLAVLVMVYAAGWQVIARYILSSPPVWTEELARRAMVWAGMLGASAAFRAGADPVLFPGAATLRGGAGLALALFRAGGVLLFAAPVLWFSLFGPNLNMARGFLGRSLGRTAEMIPLPMIWFTAAVPLAFALILVHLAARLALQATDQLPTEPNTP; this is translated from the coding sequence ATCCGATCGTTCGCCCGGGGGCTGGACCGCACGTCGGCCGCGCTGAACACCGTTGCCCTGCTGGGGGCGGTGCTGGCGGTGCTGGTGATGGTCTATGCCGCCGGCTGGCAGGTCATCGCGCGCTACATCCTGTCCTCGCCCCCCGTCTGGACCGAGGAACTCGCTCGGCGCGCGATGGTCTGGGCGGGGATGCTGGGGGCCTCGGCCGCGTTTCGCGCGGGCGCGGACCCGGTTCTGTTCCCCGGCGCGGCCACGCTGCGCGGCGGCGCGGGGCTGGCCCTGGCCCTGTTTCGTGCCGGCGGCGTCCTGTTGTTCGCGGCGCCGGTCCTGTGGTTCAGCCTGTTCGGCCCCAATCTGAACATGGCGCGCGGCTTCCTGGGCCGCAGCCTGGGCCGCACGGCCGAAATGATACCGCTGCCGATGATCTGGTTCACCGCCGCCGTGCCGCTCGCCTTTGCGCTGATCCTGGTCCACCTGGCCGCGCGCCTGGCCTTGCAGGCCACCGACCAATTGCCGACGGAACCGAACACGCCATGA
- a CDS encoding M81 family metallopeptidase has protein sequence MKTFLACLATETNSFSPMPTGLSGFAEGIIHHGTATRDPAIYWTGALHLWRAAAEARGWPVVESLATFAQPSGPTVRKVYEDFRDEILRDLKAAMPVDIVLLQLHGAMIADGYPDCEGDLIARIREIAPTAKIGATLDPHCHLTQAMIDNATALICFKEYPHVDVLDRARELFTLLADAAEGRIHPVMRDHDCRIIMAMPTPEGPMRAFVDAMTARESEPGVLSLSLAHGFPWGDHPRTGARALAITDGDPALAERMARELAEKLWRERKDIFQQVLSIDAALDRAAGHNQGPIVLADMSDNAGGGAPSDSTFLLRAMLERGLTSIASGIYWDPGVVRLCQDAGEGATLPVRLGGKCGPMSGDPLDLTVTIRRVATGLTQRFGTLPVNLGTAVWLRIEDADIDLVVNDSRTQTFHPEAFTGLGIDLDRKRHVCVKSSNHYRAGFAPIASTIIPIASPGAITPDFTAIPYRHRALNYWPKVEDPFA, from the coding sequence ATGAAAACCTTCCTCGCCTGTCTCGCAACCGAGACAAACTCGTTCTCGCCGATGCCGACGGGCCTGTCGGGCTTTGCCGAAGGGATCATCCACCACGGCACCGCCACCCGGGACCCGGCGATCTACTGGACCGGCGCGCTGCACCTTTGGCGCGCGGCGGCCGAGGCGCGCGGCTGGCCCGTGGTCGAAAGCCTGGCGACCTTTGCCCAACCCTCGGGGCCGACCGTGCGCAAGGTCTACGAAGATTTCCGCGACGAGATCCTGCGCGACCTCAAGGCCGCGATGCCGGTGGATATCGTGCTGCTGCAACTGCACGGCGCGATGATCGCCGACGGCTATCCGGATTGCGAGGGCGACCTGATCGCCCGCATCCGCGAGATCGCGCCCACGGCCAAGATCGGCGCCACGCTGGACCCGCATTGCCACCTGACCCAGGCGATGATCGACAACGCCACCGCGCTGATCTGCTTCAAGGAATACCCGCATGTGGACGTGCTGGACCGCGCGCGCGAGCTGTTCACCCTGCTGGCCGATGCCGCCGAAGGGCGCATCCACCCCGTGATGCGCGACCACGATTGCCGCATCATCATGGCCATGCCCACGCCCGAGGGGCCGATGCGCGCCTTTGTCGATGCCATGACCGCGCGGGAATCCGAACCCGGCGTGCTGTCGCTGTCGCTGGCCCACGGGTTTCCCTGGGGCGACCACCCGCGCACGGGCGCGCGCGCGCTGGCGATCACCGACGGCGACCCCGCGCTAGCCGAACGCATGGCTCGCGAACTGGCGGAAAAACTGTGGCGCGAACGCAAGGACATCTTTCAGCAGGTGCTGAGCATCGACGCCGCGCTGGACCGCGCCGCCGGGCACAATCAGGGCCCGATCGTGCTGGCTGACATGTCGGACAACGCGGGCGGCGGCGCGCCATCGGATTCCACCTTTCTGTTGCGGGCGATGCTGGAACGGGGCCTGACCTCGATCGCATCGGGGATCTACTGGGACCCGGGCGTGGTGCGGCTGTGCCAGGACGCGGGCGAAGGCGCCACCTTGCCTGTGCGGCTGGGCGGCAAATGCGGGCCGATGTCGGGCGATCCCCTGGACCTGACGGTCACCATCCGCCGCGTCGCCACCGGCCTGACGCAACGCTTTGGCACGCTGCCGGTCAACCTGGGCACCGCGGTCTGGTTGCGGATCGAGGACGCGGATATTGATCTTGTGGTGAATGACTCCCGCACCCAGACCTTCCACCCTGAGGCCTTTACCGGGCTGGGCATCGATCTTGACCGCAAGCGGCATGTCTGCGTGAAATCCTCGAACCACTACCGCGCCGGGTTCGCGCCCATCGCCAGCACGATCATCCCCATTGCCTCGCCGGGGGCGATCACGCCCGACTTCACCGCGATTCCCTACCGCCACCGCGCCCTGAACTATTGGCCCAAGGTCGAGGACCCTTTCGCATGA
- a CDS encoding alpha/beta fold hydrolase: MTNALMAARDAFLARFPETRIDLDGRDWGLIDTGGAGAVFLFLPGTLGRSDVFFQQIAALAGDMRVLSVSYPASGGVVDWAASLVTLLDRLGIDRVAVLGSSLGGYLAQYFAATYPGRVRHLFAANTLHEIVEAAHRPPYSLDLWTAPIAELRNGFHMGMGAWVQAHPDHAEMVEFLLAEADGRILESELRARLDGIKTGPALPPLSNAADTATVIESTDDPLIPPPMRAAVRARNAPAPAFRFAWGGHFPYLIRPDLYTGLLRARLGLAPLPADWRPANDGVMQA, translated from the coding sequence ATGACCAACGCACTGATGGCTGCCCGCGACGCCTTTCTGGCGCGCTTTCCCGAAACCCGTATCGACCTGGACGGCCGCGACTGGGGCCTGATCGACACCGGCGGCGCGGGCGCGGTCTTTCTGTTCCTGCCCGGCACGCTGGGCCGGTCGGACGTGTTCTTTCAACAGATCGCGGCGCTGGCGGGCGACATGCGGGTGCTGTCGGTCAGCTATCCGGCTTCGGGTGGGGTGGTGGACTGGGCGGCCAGCCTGGTGACCCTGCTGGATCGGCTGGGGATCGACCGGGTGGCGGTGCTGGGCTCATCGCTGGGGGGCTATCTGGCGCAGTATTTCGCCGCCACCTATCCCGGCCGCGTGCGCCACCTCTTCGCCGCGAACACCCTGCACGAGATCGTCGAGGCCGCGCATCGCCCGCCCTATTCGCTGGACCTGTGGACCGCACCCATCGCAGAGCTGCGCAACGGGTTCCACATGGGCATGGGCGCCTGGGTGCAGGCCCATCCAGATCACGCCGAGATGGTCGAATTCCTGCTGGCCGAGGCCGACGGCCGCATTCTGGAATCCGAACTGCGCGCGCGTCTGGACGGGATCAAGACCGGCCCGGCGCTGCCGCCCCTGTCGAACGCCGCCGATACCGCCACGGTCATCGAAAGCACCGACGACCCGCTGATCCCGCCGCCGATGCGCGCCGCCGTCCGCGCCCGCAACGCGCCCGCGCCGGCGTTCCGCTTTGCCTGGGGCGGCCATTTCCCCTATCTGATCCGCCCCGATCTCTACACCGGATTGCTGCGCGCGCGGCTGGGATTGGCGCCTCTGCCGGCCGATTGGCGACCCGCCAACGACGGGGTGATGCAGGCATGA
- a CDS encoding ornithine cyclodeaminase family protein, producing MRVLSNTDIAALLPMDQAIAVIDRTMRSVSSGDAQLPLRHVVPVGGANMMGVMSGALGDPMCFGVKLVSLFPGNPAKGLSGHRGAVVLFESETGGAVAMMDAGLLTAIRTAAASAVATRALARDQATRLTIVGTGEQAEHHLAAMLAVRPIDSVHIVGRRAEKAAAFAAHAAAAHPGLTLVHGTDVQAGVRGADIVCTVTNSATPVLLGDWLEPGQHVNVVGASIPSRREVDDALVLRSEIFCDYRPSLLAQAGEVVDTLKAGLITEDHLKPEIGAVLNGAPGRSGPEAITVYRSLGIVAQDLAAATHALTRAQSEGRGQVVSF from the coding sequence ATGAGGGTTCTGTCGAACACCGACATCGCCGCGCTGCTTCCGATGGATCAGGCGATCGCCGTGATCGACCGCACCATGCGCAGCGTGTCCAGCGGCGATGCGCAACTGCCGCTCAGGCATGTCGTGCCGGTGGGCGGGGCGAACATGATGGGCGTCATGTCGGGCGCGCTGGGCGATCCCATGTGCTTTGGCGTCAAGCTGGTCAGCCTGTTCCCCGGCAATCCGGCCAAGGGGCTTTCCGGCCATCGCGGCGCGGTGGTGCTGTTCGAAAGCGAAACCGGCGGCGCGGTGGCGATGATGGACGCCGGCCTGCTGACCGCGATCCGCACCGCCGCCGCCAGCGCCGTCGCCACCCGCGCGCTGGCCCGGGACCAGGCCACCCGCCTGACCATCGTCGGCACCGGCGAGCAGGCCGAACACCACCTGGCCGCCATGCTGGCCGTGCGGCCCATCGACTCCGTGCATATCGTCGGCCGCCGCGCCGAAAAGGCCGCCGCCTTTGCCGCCCATGCGGCCGCCGCGCACCCCGGGCTGACCCTGGTCCACGGCACCGATGTGCAGGCGGGGGTGCGGGGCGCGGACATTGTTTGCACCGTCACCAATTCCGCCACGCCGGTGCTGCTGGGCGACTGGCTGGAACCGGGGCAGCATGTGAACGTCGTCGGCGCCTCGATCCCGTCCAGGCGCGAGGTCGATGACGCGCTGGTCCTGCGCAGCGAGATCTTCTGCGATTATCGCCCCTCGCTGCTGGCCCAGGCGGGCGAGGTGGTGGACACCCTGAAAGCCGGCCTCATCACCGAAGACCACCTGAAGCCCGAGATCGGCGCCGTGCTGAACGGCGCGCCCGGGCGGTCCGGGCCCGAGGCGATCACCGTCTACCGGTCGCTGGGGATCGTCGCGCAGGATCTGGCCGCCGCGACCCATGCCCTGACCCGGGCCCAGAGCGAGGGACGCGGCCAGGTCGTCAGCTTCTGA
- a CDS encoding class II histone deacetylase translates to MRTGFYFDERCLWHHQGVPHALVMPVGGWVQPVSGAGHPESPDTKRRLKSLMDVSGLTAQLDVRSARPATRAEMDRVHEPDYLDRLKAMSDAGGGEAGFGAPFGPGSYEIAALSAGLARQAVADVLAGVHRNAYSLSRPPGHHCRPEQGMGFCLLANIPIALESARAEHGPLKVAVIDWDVHHGNGTEAVYLERADTLTISLHQSLCYPPESGLAANRGQGAGAGCNLNVELMPGMGHQTYLDAFELLVEPAVRAFAPDLIVVASGYDANAFDPLARMQAHGGTFRTMTRRVMALADALCGGKLVVVHEGGYAEAVVPFCGLAVIEELSGHRTAVEDPTLPMIESTQPDADLIAYQRARLEAQARACGFRS, encoded by the coding sequence ATGAGGACCGGATTCTATTTCGACGAGCGGTGCCTGTGGCACCATCAGGGCGTGCCGCACGCGCTGGTCATGCCGGTCGGTGGCTGGGTGCAGCCCGTCAGCGGCGCCGGCCACCCGGAATCGCCGGACACCAAGCGACGGCTGAAATCGTTGATGGACGTGTCGGGGCTGACCGCGCAACTGGACGTGCGCAGCGCCCGTCCTGCCACCCGCGCCGAGATGGACCGCGTGCACGAGCCCGACTATCTGGACCGGCTGAAAGCGATGAGCGATGCCGGCGGCGGCGAGGCCGGCTTTGGCGCGCCCTTCGGCCCGGGCAGCTACGAGATCGCCGCGCTGTCCGCCGGCCTGGCGCGGCAGGCGGTGGCGGATGTTCTGGCGGGTGTGCATCGCAACGCCTATTCCCTGTCGCGGCCGCCGGGGCACCACTGCCGGCCCGAACAGGGGATGGGGTTCTGTCTGTTGGCGAATATCCCGATCGCGCTGGAATCCGCCCGGGCAGAGCATGGGCCCCTGAAGGTGGCGGTCATCGACTGGGACGTGCACCACGGCAACGGCACCGAAGCGGTCTATCTGGAGCGGGCCGATACGTTGACGATCTCGCTGCATCAGAGCCTGTGCTACCCGCCCGAATCCGGCCTGGCCGCGAACCGGGGCCAGGGGGCAGGCGCTGGTTGCAATCTGAATGTGGAATTGATGCCGGGGATGGGGCACCAGACCTATCTCGATGCGTTCGAGCTGCTGGTGGAACCCGCGGTGCGGGCCTTTGCGCCGGATCTGATCGTCGTCGCCTCGGGGTATGATGCGAATGCCTTCGATCCGCTGGCGCGGATGCAGGCGCATGGCGGCACCTTCCGCACGATGACGCGCCGCGTCATGGCGCTGGCCGACGCGCTGTGCGGCGGCAAGCTGGTGGTGGTGCACGAAGGCGGCTATGCCGAGGCGGTTGTGCCCTTCTGCGGTCTGGCCGTGATCGAAGAGCTGTCGGGCCACCGCACCGCGGTCGAGGACCCGACCCTGCCGATGATCGAAAGCACCCAGCCCGACGCCGATCTGATCGCCTATCAGCGCGCCCGGCTCGAGGCGCAGGCGCGGGCTTGCGGGTTCAGAAGCTGA
- a CDS encoding LuxR family transcriptional regulator: MREGTELQAFSQFVGALHEARRDLDGPALLNWAAEELSGIIGFDAAWLGWADMTPPSVEIMGTTLHNLPADYVAFWNVIRSEDLLATDVKNMKTEGRLWAQYDRDGSRHTDGMIALADRYGLRKLSVVTRAQDPLRPQLFISAYRSGVSARSLDTGELTFLSCALDHMQGMLDRASDGGAGDLRLLVDAHGRPVAGSAAALTLWSGWRGEPGRGGASFDDFLDARGFNVLANPTALAGGHKLTELRLIPRRMLDNFSAREREVAELIAEGFTHKEIARELGIAPTTVRNQTARIFEKAGVSSRAALTRAILSDQPVSREP, encoded by the coding sequence ATGCGCGAGGGGACGGAGTTGCAAGCCTTCAGCCAGTTCGTCGGCGCCCTGCACGAGGCGCGCCGCGATCTTGATGGCCCCGCGTTGCTGAACTGGGCGGCCGAGGAACTCTCGGGCATCATCGGTTTTGACGCGGCCTGGCTGGGCTGGGCCGACATGACCCCCCCTTCGGTCGAGATCATGGGCACGACCCTGCACAACCTGCCCGCCGATTATGTCGCCTTCTGGAATGTCATCCGGTCCGAGGACCTGCTGGCCACCGACGTCAAGAACATGAAGACCGAGGGCCGGCTTTGGGCGCAATACGACCGCGACGGCAGCCGCCACACCGACGGGATGATCGCGCTGGCCGATCGCTACGGTCTGCGCAAGCTCAGCGTGGTCACGCGCGCGCAGGACCCGCTCAGGCCGCAGTTGTTCATCTCGGCCTATCGCAGCGGTGTTTCGGCGCGCAGCCTGGACACCGGCGAACTGACGTTCCTGTCCTGCGCGCTGGACCACATGCAGGGGATGCTCGACCGGGCCTCGGACGGGGGAGCGGGCGATCTGCGCTTGCTGGTCGATGCCCACGGCCGCCCGGTCGCGGGCAGCGCGGCGGCCCTGACCCTGTGGTCGGGCTGGCGCGGCGAACCGGGGCGCGGAGGCGCCAGTTTCGACGATTTCCTGGACGCGCGCGGCTTCAACGTGCTGGCCAATCCGACCGCGTTGGCGGGCGGGCACAAGCTTACGGAACTGCGGTTGATCCCGCGCCGGATGCTGGACAACTTCTCGGCCCGCGAACGCGAGGTTGCGGAACTGATCGCCGAGGGGTTCACGCACAAGGAAATCGCCCGTGAACTGGGGATCGCGCCGACCACGGTGCGCAACCAGACCGCGCGCATCTTTGAAAAGGCCGGCGTCTCCAGCCGGGCGGCGCTGACCCGGGCGATCCTGTCGGATCAGCCGGTTTCGCGCGAACCCTGA
- a CDS encoding LamG domain-containing protein, with translation MAKHRIFGYCTPWSVKPGDAMRFMISAEGVTEARATLVRLLHGDENAAGPGFVEEAVPGAMPDRLHVRRQFTQKGSYAQVSGMEVHDVADGSFTLAGFVFPTAPGTRRQTMLGRWDISGSQGWALGINPEGHLEFWVGDGQDVDQVTAEVPLIPRSWYFVAATWDAATKRARLVQLGRVGRYNGKLGLVAPYDYDSIVTSVLNTAPKAAVAEAPFLWAGASDWNDQRGRFVETLYNGKIDRTGLWNRVLSDDEIQAISAGAEPVSQGLVAWWDPTLGYTDTGIGDTIQDVGPHGLHAQGMNRPVRGMTGWNWQGRDDSYRLNPGQYGGVHFHDDAMTDCRWEPTVEWTVLKGLKSGVYALKLTTDGAEDHVPFFVRAETPKAPVAILMSTFTYLAYANEHLAYEAPIAQAITAHTPILTRRDVDFVKLNEFGLSTYDHHSDGAGCCYSSYLRPILNIRPKYRSSAMGFPWALPADLSLIWWMEQSGHDYEILTDHDLHAEGAAALEPYRVVINSTHPEYYSERMMDATEDYLTRGGRVIYAGGNGYYWVSGLRQGEPEIMEVRKLDTGSRAWQAEAGEGYLACTGERSGLWRSRGRAPQKIVGIGFTAEGMDRCTHFERMPDSFHKRVDWMFDGIGADEKIGEFGLGLGGAAGIEIDRYDLALGTPPHTLLLGMADGFSDNYPLVSEEITYAFPGRGGTQDPQVRADITYFTTANDGACLGIGSIAWSMALPVNGGQNNVARFMKNVLDAFVKPGPLPGGAHIGEEKLWR, from the coding sequence ATGGCCAAGCACCGCATCTTTGGTTACTGCACCCCCTGGTCGGTGAAACCCGGCGACGCGATGCGGTTCATGATCTCGGCCGAGGGCGTGACCGAGGCGCGCGCCACCCTGGTGCGTCTGCTGCACGGCGACGAGAATGCCGCCGGCCCCGGTTTCGTGGAAGAGGCCGTGCCGGGCGCCATGCCCGACCGCCTGCACGTCCGGCGCCAGTTCACGCAGAAGGGCTCGTATGCGCAGGTCTCGGGGATGGAGGTGCACGACGTCGCCGACGGCAGCTTCACGCTGGCGGGTTTCGTCTTTCCCACCGCGCCCGGCACGCGGCGGCAGACCATGCTGGGGCGCTGGGACATCTCGGGCTCGCAGGGTTGGGCGCTGGGCATCAACCCTGAGGGGCACCTGGAATTCTGGGTCGGCGACGGGCAGGACGTGGACCAGGTCACCGCCGAGGTGCCGCTGATCCCGCGCAGCTGGTATTTCGTCGCCGCCACCTGGGACGCCGCGACCAAACGCGCGCGGCTGGTGCAACTGGGCCGGGTGGGGCGCTACAACGGCAAGTTGGGGCTGGTTGCGCCCTATGATTACGACAGCATCGTCACCTCGGTTCTGAACACCGCGCCAAAGGCGGCGGTGGCCGAGGCCCCGTTCCTGTGGGCCGGGGCCAGCGACTGGAACGACCAGCGCGGCCGCTTTGTCGAAACGCTCTACAACGGCAAGATCGACCGCACCGGGCTATGGAACCGGGTCCTGTCGGATGACGAGATTCAGGCGATTTCCGCCGGTGCAGAGCCTGTTTCGCAGGGTCTTGTCGCCTGGTGGGACCCGACGCTGGGCTATACCGATACCGGCATCGGCGATACCATCCAGGACGTGGGGCCGCACGGGCTGCACGCGCAGGGGATGAACCGCCCGGTGCGCGGCATGACCGGCTGGAACTGGCAGGGTCGCGATGACAGCTACCGGCTGAACCCCGGCCAATACGGCGGTGTGCATTTCCACGACGATGCGATGACCGATTGCCGCTGGGAGCCGACGGTCGAATGGACGGTGCTCAAGGGGCTGAAAAGCGGGGTCTACGCGCTGAAGCTGACCACAGACGGGGCCGAGGACCACGTCCCCTTTTTCGTCCGCGCCGAGACGCCGAAAGCGCCGGTGGCGATCCTGATGTCCACCTTTACCTACCTGGCCTATGCGAACGAGCATCTGGCCTATGAGGCGCCGATCGCCCAGGCGATCACCGCGCACACGCCGATCCTGACCCGGCGCGACGTGGATTTCGTCAAGCTGAACGAATTCGGTCTCAGCACCTATGACCACCATTCGGACGGCGCGGGGTGCTGCTATTCCAGCTACTTGCGACCGATCCTGAACATCCGGCCAAAGTATCGCAGTTCGGCCATGGGGTTCCCCTGGGCCTTGCCTGCCGACCTGTCGCTGATCTGGTGGATGGAACAATCGGGCCACGACTATGAGATCCTGACCGACCACGACCTCCACGCCGAAGGCGCGGCCGCGCTGGAACCCTACCGCGTGGTCATCAACAGCACGCATCCGGAATACTATTCCGAACGCATGATGGACGCGACCGAGGACTATCTGACCCGGGGCGGCCGGGTGATCTATGCCGGCGGCAACGGGTATTACTGGGTTTCGGGCCTGCGCCAGGGCGAACCCGAGATCATGGAAGTGCGCAAGCTCGACACCGGCTCGCGCGCCTGGCAGGCCGAGGCCGGCGAGGGCTATCTGGCCTGCACTGGCGAACGCTCGGGCCTGTGGCGGTCGCGCGGGCGGGCGCCGCAAAAGATCGTCGGCATCGGCTTTACCGCCGAAGGCATGGACCGCTGCACCCATTTCGAACGGATGCCCGACAGTTTCCACAAGCGCGTGGACTGGATGTTCGACGGTATCGGTGCCGACGAGAAGATCGGCGAATTCGGCCTGGGCCTGGGCGGCGCGGCGGGGATCGAGATCGACCGCTACGACCTGGCGCTGGGCACGCCGCCGCACACGCTGCTGCTGGGCATGGCCGACGGGTTTTCCGACAACTACCCGCTGGTGAGCGAGGAAATCACCTATGCCTTTCCGGGGCGCGGCGGCACGCAGGACCCTCAGGTGCGCGCCGACATCACCTATTTCACCACCGCGAACGACGGCGCCTGCCTGGGGATCGGCTCGATCGCCTGGTCGATGGCGCTGCCGGTGAACGGCGGGCAGAACAACGTCGCGCGCTTCATGAAGAACGTCCTCGATGCCTTTGTGAAACCCGGGCCGCTGCCGGGCGGCGCCCATATCGGCGAGGAAAAGCTGTGGCGTTGA